The following are encoded together in the Lactuca sativa cultivar Salinas chromosome 1, Lsat_Salinas_v11, whole genome shotgun sequence genome:
- the LOC111916343 gene encoding putative disease resistance RPP13-like protein 1, translating into MAEIVVSAVITVLCEKLISGDIKLARSEGIDSQLNKWKKNLPMIQAVLADATEKQIKERAVQLWVNDLHHLAYDIDDVLDDLATEALRRKLNQETQASTSTSKVLKLVPKCCTNFSPRNIMYGQQMSSKLEKITIKLRDLVDQKNDLGLNVNVERSNITERRLEQTSLVDESKIMGREGDKEKLLGKLLGNEGCDQNVSVVSIVGMGGIGKTTLAKVLYNEQKVKDHFEVRAWVCVSEECDVFKISKAIFQAVTGQNKDFANLDLLHVALKEELSKKRFLLVLDDVWNEDDSKWEQIQSPLLVGAPRSRIIVTTRSTRVASVMDSQQTYPLGVLSNEDALSLFAQHALGEKNFDKHPTLKLFGEGMVQKCGRLPLALTALGRVLKGNRNGDKWEELLKSEIWDIDDGNKILPALKLSYYHLPPHLKQLFAYCSLIPKDYEFDKNKLVLLWAAEGFLSQSKGNKSMENLGHEYFEELKSRSFFQQSTYDDLEYTMHDLMNDLATSVAGEFSFRLDGEVDVSDMNETSDKFRHLSLVGQGSGSYRKFIELQRAKYLRTFLVMSDGWEDGSLDKVLLELQFLRVLSVVGLDDMYGDSEIIRKVPESIGNLKHLRYLNFSYTGITCLPEEVSELYNLQTLLVHDCFELSSLPKNFAKLINLRHLDISNTPKLNKMPLGIGGLMSLQTLTKVIIEEGNGFKISDLKGLSDLQGRLSIKGLDTVKNPIEAKVANLHQKKGLDVLEMEWSDVFDDSRNKMIEYEVLKELRPHPKLKKLKIFNNNGMGFPTWVGDPSFDQLTKLTLRGCRSTHLPTLGCLGCLKKLIVESMNEVQTVGFEFLAPANSNPCIAFPSLQVLKFDDMKGWQRWSINSGDGHGAPRSFPCLHEIRIANCSELAEVSIGLIPSLRVLYIEECSEAVLRSMVGLSSSLVELKMLNVKGLTQLHGEYLMHLRPLEHLYIENCDELRYLWERESEACKSLVSLQKLEVTNCKNLVSSAEKEANIGISMESLKSVKFYNCETLDSYNCPNSVENLMIGDCDSVTSLTFSAVQEHPSPLTELIVGDCDNIQLQPKPIPAKDFSLSRLTYLKISYCKNLKSFPHQHFQSFASLEELEIHQCPSMDYSFPCGVWPPNLTKLTIGGLNKPMSEWGPQSFPTSLVDLCLFGKNSGVVSFAVADDVRNTCTTPSSSSTFLLPPSLVSLALFGFMDVESFSEVLQHLPSLKRLEIYNCPKLGDLKTIYNPSNVTIGVWK; encoded by the coding sequence ATGGCAGAAATCGTTGTTAGCGCCGTTATCACCGTGCTGTGTGAGAAGCTGATCTCTGGTGACATTAAGCTTGCTCGATCCGAAGGAATCGATTCTCAGCTGAACAAATGGAAGAAAAACCTGCCCATGATCCAAGCCGTGCTCGCTGATGCAACCGAGAAGCAAATAAAAGAGAGAGCTGTTCAACTGTGGGTGAACGATCTCCATCATTTGGCTTACGACATTGACGATGTACTCGACGATTTGGCCACCGAAGCTCTGCGACGCAAGTTGAATCAAGAAACTCAAGCCAGCACCAGCACTAGTAAGGTATTGAAGCTCGTCCCAAAATGCTGTACTAATTTCAGTCCTCGCAACATTATGTATGGTCAGCAGATGAGTTCTAAGCTAGAAAAGATCACCATCAAATTGCGTGATCTTGTTGACCAGAAAAATGATTTGGGTTTGAATGTGAATGTTGAAAGGTCAAATATAACAGAGAGACGTTTGGAGCAAACTTCACTGGTCGATGAGTCCAAAATAATGGGTCGGGAAGGGGATAAAGAGAAATTGTTGGGAAAGTTGTTGGGAAATGAAGGATGTGACCAGAATGTTAGCGTAGTGTCCATAGTTGGAATGGGTGGAATAGGCAAAACCACTCTTGCCAAAGTTTTATACAACGAGCAGAAAGTGAAAGATCACTTTGAAGTCAGGGCATGGGTTTGTGTTTCTGAAGAGTGCGATGTGTTTAAGATTAGCAAGGCTATCTTTCAAGCAGTAACaggtcaaaacaaagattttGCTAATCTTGATCTGCTTCATGTGGCCCTCAAAGAAGAACTTTCAAAGAAAAGGTTCCTACTTGTTCTAGATGATGTCTGGAACGAAGACGACAGTAAGTGGGAACAAATACAAAGTCCTCTTCTTGTAGGGGCACCTAGAAGTAGAATTATTGTCACAACCCGGAGTACTCGAGTTGCATCAGTGATGGACTCGCAACAAACTTACCCGTTAGGAGTTTTGTCAAATGAAGATGCTCTGTCGTTATTTGCTCAACACGCGTTGGGAGAAAAAAACTTTGACAAACATCCAACACTTAAGTTGTTTGGTGAAGGTATGGTTCAGAAATGTGGTAGATTGCCTTTGGCTTTGACAGCACTTGGGAGGGTCTTGAAGGGAAATCGAAATGGCGATAAATGGGAGGAGTTGTTGAAGAGTGAGATATGGGATATAGATGATGGAAATAAGATTCTTCCGGCTCTAAAACTAAGCTACTATCATCTCCCTCCACATCTCAAGCAGTTGTTTGCATATTGCTCCTTAATTCCCAAGGACTATGAGTTTGACAAGAATAAGTTAGTCCTATTGTGGGCGGCAGAAGGATTTTTGTCCCAATCAAAAGGAAACAAGTCAATGGAGAATTTAGGTCATGAGTATTTTGAAGAGTTAAAGTCAAGGTCCTTTTTTCAACAGTCAACGTATGACGACTTAGAATATACAATGCATGACCTGATGAATGACTTGGCCACAAGTGTTGCAGGAGAGTTTTCCTTTAGATTGGATGGTGAGGTGGATGTATCTGACATGAATGAAACTTCTGATAAGTTTCGTCATCTTTCACTTGTAGGTCAAGGATCTGGATCATATAGAAAGTTTATTGAATTACAAAGAGCTAAATACTTGAGAACTTTCTTAGTCATGTCAGATGGTTGGGAGGACGGCTCTTTGGACAAGGTTCTTCTTGAACTACAATTCCTGAGGGTGCTAAGTGTCGTGGGCTTGGATGACATGTACGGAGATAGTGAGATAATCAGGAAGGTACCAGAATCCATTGGTAATCTCAAGCATCTACGGTACCTTAATTTTTCTTATACCGGAATCACATGTTTGCCTGAAGAAGTGAGTGAGCTTTATAATCTTCAGACCTTGTTGGTTCATGATTGTTTTGAGTTATCTAGCTTGCCAAAAAATTTTGCAAAGTTAATAAACCTACGACATCTTGATATAAGTAATACTCCGAAATTGAACAAGATGCCCTTGGGGATTGGTGGGTTGATGAGTCTACAAACTCTAACCAAGGTTATTATTGAAGAAGGTAATGGGTTCAAAATATCCGATCTTAAGGGCCTATCTGATCTTCAAGGACGACTTTCGATTAAGGGGCTTGACACAGTTAAAAATCCAATAGAAGCAAAGGTTGCCAACTTACATCAAAAGAAAGGTCTTGATGTTTTGGAGATGGAATGGAGTGATGTGTTTGATGATTCTCGGAATAAGATGATTGAATATGAAGTACTTAAAGAACTAAGGCCTCATCCCAAGTTAAAAAAGCTCAAGATTTTCAATAACAACGGAATGGGATTTCCTACTTGGGTTGGCGATCCCTCCTTTGATCAGTTAACAAAGCTTACATTACGTGGTTGTAGAAGTACACATCTACCAACACTTGGATGTTTAGGGTGTCTTAAGAAATTGATTGTTGAAAGTATGAATGAAGTGCAGACCGTGGGTTTTGAGTTCCTTGCACCTGCTAATTCTAATCCTTGCATTGCATTTCCATCCCTTCAAGTTCTGAAATTTGATGATATGAAAGGCTGGCAGAGATGGTCAATTAATAGTGGTGACGGACATGGAGCTCCTAGATCATTTCCTTGTCTTCATGAGATCCGTATAGCCAATTGTTCAGAACTAGCTGAAGTTTCAATCGGATTGATACCTTCACTTCGGGTTTTATATATTGAAGAATGTTCCGAAGCAGTGTTAAGAAGCATGGTTGGTTTGTCCTCATCACTTGTTGAATTAAAAATGTTAAATGTCAAAGGACTTACTCAACTACATGGAGAATATTTAATGCATCTTAGGCCACTTGAACATCTTTATATTGAAAATTGTGATGAACTGAGATACTTGTGGGAACGAGAATCAGAGGCATGCAAGAGTCTTGTGAGTTTACAGAAGTTGGAAGTAACAAATTGTAAAAACTTGGTTTCATCAGCCGAGAAAGAGGCTAATATCGGGATCAGCATGGAATCACTTAAATCTGTGAAATTTTATAACTGTGAGACATTGGATAGTTACAATTGTCCAAATAGTGTTGAGAATTTGATGATCGGGGATTGTGATTCAGTGACATCTTTGACCTTCTCAGCAGTGCAGGAGCACCCATCCCCTCTTACTGAATTGATAGTCGGTGATTGtgataacatacaattacaaccCAAACCCATTCCAGCAAAAGACTTCAGTTTGTCTCGCTTAACATATCTTAAGATCAGTTATTGCAAGAATCTAAAGTCATTTCCTCATCAGCATTTTCAAAGTTTCGCATCTTTGGAAGAACTGGAGATACATCAGTGTCCAAGTATGGATTACTCCTTTCCTTGTGGGGTGTGGCCTCCTAATTTAACCAAACTAACGATAGGAGGCTTAAATAAGCCCATGTCAGAGTGGGGTCCGCAAAGTTTTCCTACCTCACTAGTTGACCTATGCTTATTTGGCAAAAATTCAGGAGTGGTTTCATTTGCAGTGGCAGACGATGTGAGGAATACTTGTACTACTCCTTCATCATCATCAACTTTTCTTCTTCCACCATCTCTTGTTTCTCTAGCGCTTTTTGGTTTTATGGATGTGGAATCATTTTCAGAGGTCTTACAACACCTCCCCAGCCTTAAAAGACTTGAAATTTATAATTGCCCAAAGCTTGGAGATCTTAAGACCATTTACAACCCATCAAATGTGACAATAGGTGTGTGGAAGTAG